Proteins encoded together in one Candidatus Binatia bacterium window:
- a CDS encoding MFS transporter produces MTPSQEQRRALRFVAIVGVVNLFADFTYEGARGVGGAFLGHLGANGAAVGAIAGGGELAGYAIRFAAGAIADRAGLYWIEIWAGYAINMLCVPALALAGSWPAAAGLMIGERVGRGIRKPATSAMLAEAGTHVGSGRVFGINEALDQTGATLGPLLVAFAIARGGFTIGFAALLVPALLTLAFLGVATIAGRPFVPAPARDGGRGDAVLDRAAFRRYAIGGALVAAGYVDFALIAFRFQRDHVAGAPAISIWFAVAMAVGAIAAPILGRCFDRWGNATIVIALAVASAATPLVFLGRGAFAESGIVLWGLGLAAQSAPLLALVASVSAQRRRATAFGLYDLVFGAAWFAGSAVAGLLLDRSLLALAIYSTALQLSAIPFFAVRSGNSHVLPR; encoded by the coding sequence TTGACGCCTTCGCAGGAACAGCGGCGCGCGCTGCGCTTCGTCGCGATCGTCGGCGTCGTCAACCTCTTCGCCGACTTCACGTATGAAGGTGCGCGCGGAGTCGGCGGCGCCTTTCTCGGTCATCTCGGCGCGAACGGCGCCGCCGTCGGCGCGATTGCCGGCGGCGGCGAGCTGGCCGGGTACGCAATTCGCTTCGCGGCCGGCGCGATTGCCGATCGCGCCGGTCTCTACTGGATCGAGATCTGGGCCGGATACGCGATCAACATGCTCTGCGTGCCGGCGCTCGCACTCGCCGGCAGTTGGCCCGCTGCGGCCGGTTTGATGATCGGCGAGCGCGTCGGGCGCGGCATACGCAAGCCGGCGACCTCGGCGATGCTCGCCGAGGCCGGAACGCACGTGGGAAGCGGGCGCGTCTTCGGGATCAACGAGGCGCTCGATCAGACCGGCGCGACGCTCGGCCCGCTCCTCGTCGCGTTCGCGATCGCGCGCGGCGGCTTCACGATCGGCTTTGCGGCGCTGCTCGTTCCCGCGCTGCTCACGTTGGCGTTTCTCGGCGTCGCAACGATTGCGGGACGGCCGTTCGTGCCTGCCCCGGCTCGCGATGGCGGCCGCGGCGACGCGGTGCTCGACCGCGCGGCCTTCCGGCGATACGCGATCGGCGGCGCGCTCGTCGCGGCGGGCTACGTGGACTTCGCGTTGATCGCCTTTCGCTTTCAGCGCGATCACGTCGCCGGCGCCCCCGCGATCTCGATCTGGTTCGCGGTGGCGATGGCCGTCGGCGCGATTGCCGCGCCGATTCTCGGACGCTGCTTCGACCGCTGGGGCAATGCCACGATCGTCATCGCGCTCGCCGTCGCGTCGGCCGCGACGCCGCTCGTCTTCCTCGGCCGAGGGGCGTTCGCGGAGAGCGGCATCGTGCTATGGGGGCTCGGCCTGGCAGCGCAGAGCGCGCCGCTGCTCGCGCTCGTCGCGAGCGTTAGCGCGCAGCGAAGAAGGGCGACCGCATTCGGCCTCTACGACCTCGTCTTCGGAGCGGCGTGGTTTGCGGGAAGCGCGGTAGCCGGTCTTCTCCTCGACCGATCCCTTCTCGCGCTCGCAATATACTCGACGGCGCTGCAATTGAGCGCGATACCGTTCTTTGCGGTCAGGAGCGGTAATTCTCACGTTCTTCCGCGGTGA
- a CDS encoding MIP/aquaporin family protein, with product MLLRRSAAEALGTAFLLAAVVGSGIMAERLSGGNQAIALLANTLATGAAVASLIAAIGPVSGAHFNPAVSFADALRGGLPWREVPAYWTAQVLGSLAGVAVANAMFGLPIFFISHHARSGLGQWLGEFVATFGLVLVIWGCVRARSPLVATAVAAYIAAAYWFTSSTSFANPAVTIARGLSDTFAGIRPQDAPEFIVAQFLGAACASAAFGWLSPIELQSN from the coding sequence ATGCTGCTTCGGCGTAGCGCCGCAGAAGCGCTCGGCACCGCGTTCCTTTTGGCGGCGGTCGTTGGGTCGGGAATCATGGCGGAACGGCTGAGCGGCGGAAATCAGGCGATCGCGCTTCTCGCGAACACGCTGGCGACGGGAGCTGCCGTTGCGTCGCTAATTGCGGCGATTGGGCCGGTGTCGGGCGCTCATTTTAATCCGGCGGTCTCTTTCGCAGACGCCTTGCGCGGCGGTCTTCCGTGGCGCGAGGTCCCGGCGTATTGGACTGCGCAGGTCCTTGGCTCGCTGGCCGGCGTCGCAGTCGCAAACGCGATGTTCGGCTTGCCGATCTTCTTTATTTCCCATCATGCGCGCAGCGGACTCGGCCAGTGGTTAGGTGAGTTCGTGGCGACGTTCGGCCTCGTCTTGGTGATCTGGGGGTGCGTGAGAGCGCGCTCACCTCTCGTCGCAACGGCGGTAGCGGCGTATATCGCAGCCGCCTACTGGTTCACGTCGTCCACTTCATTTGCTAATCCGGCGGTCACGATTGCTCGCGGACTGAGCGACACGTTCGCCGGGATCAGACCTCAAGACGCTCCGGAGTTCATCGTCGCGCAGTTTCTCGGGGCCGCTTGCGCGAGCGCTGCCTTTGGATGGCTGTCACCTATCGAGCTGCAATCAAACTGA
- a CDS encoding metalloregulator ArsR/SmtB family transcription factor, whose protein sequence is MQRCSAPARVSRRDFRPTAELLRAVADPYRLVMLATLAASEHEVCVCDFTDALPLNQPTVSHHLRTLREAGLVACERRGTWVYYQLAPGAAERLSAALGAIFRTKAYDAASA, encoded by the coding sequence ATGCAACGTTGCTCTGCGCCTGCGAGGGTGAGTAGAAGGGACTTTAGGCCGACCGCCGAGCTCCTGAGGGCCGTTGCGGATCCTTACCGGCTCGTTATGCTTGCCACGCTCGCTGCCAGCGAGCACGAGGTTTGCGTCTGCGACTTTACCGACGCGCTGCCCTTGAATCAGCCTACCGTCTCACATCACCTTCGTACTTTGCGCGAGGCCGGCTTGGTAGCGTGCGAACGCCGCGGAACGTGGGTGTATTACCAACTCGCGCCTGGCGCGGCAGAACGCCTCAGCGCTGCGCTGGGAGCGATTTTCCGAACGAAAGCCTACGATGCTGCTTCGGCGTAG